The genome window CCAGTGTAGGAGGAGGCTGGGAATCTCTCCCATGAATTGTGATTGTTTGGGCAAGGTGTTATCTGATCAGTTACTAATCCCAGTGTATgggagagggacagagagagaggcTCCCTGTGAATTTATTTCAGATGTGTGATTTGCCCTTGCTCTGTCTTTATTCTAGATCACATGCAGTGCCTGCTAAACTTCTAGGAAGAGCCTTGCAGAGAACTGCCTCTGACCCTGTGCTTGTGCTGGGGAAAGTCCAGGTGATACCTGCTACTGCAGACACTGTGTGCTTTCCTCCCATGTAACCTTAGGAAACTTGAAAGGCCCAACCTCAGCTGCAGTGTTTGGGCTTTGGAGAAAGTTTCCAAGTCAGCTGGTGGAGGAGGGCAGATGTCAGTGAGGTGGCTGGCAGTTGTGTGGGCAGTGGGCTGGAGTCCTCTGAAAGCCCGATCTCCATTTAACTGCTTTAAGAACTGACAGCATTCAGCCTGCTGTCGGGTGACCTGGATAGGCTCCTCTGCTTCAACGTGAGTTATGCAAACCAGTTTGACCCTCCGAAAGGAGCTTTGCCCGTCAGCGGTGCCGGGgcgcaggcaggaggggaaggggaaggtgagCAGTGCCCAGACGTACTTGAAGTGGTGGAAATCGTGGAACTCCGGTGACGGTAGGAAGGGCAGGTGGTAGCCACAGTGCGAGATGCTTGTTATTATGAGAGCAATGGAGAACCATGCTGCGATTGAAACAATGTGAGACCCCATGATCATCGGGCCAGCCATGACAGGCAGTGTGTTGGAGAGCTAGAAATGAGAAGCAAATTCTACCTCATTAATGGGTCCACAACACGCAGACTCTCCTCTAGGAGCTGAATTGTTTCACCTGGGTGATACATCGCATTAGTTTTGTGCAAACAGCATAAAGGGaagatccctctgcaaacaCCTTACCAAAATTACATAATcatcaaagaaataatttactcTGAGCTAACTGAGTTTTACGTGCTGCAAAGCATAGTCACAGCCCAAGCTCCCTAAGCCTGTAGTTAGACGTGAGATCAAACCAGGGGTGTGAGGGCAGCGTGATTCCAGTAAATCACCCTGGAGCCAGAGGTTTGAATTTCAGCTTCAACTCTGAACAACACGGAAGCTGCTCTCGGGAAGCTTGGCTGTCGAAAGGCATGGCCTGTGGGCACGTGCAGTCAGAGGCAGCGACGGGATGATCCCGGCTGCATCACTTCACTGTGTCCTACCAGTGGCACAAACGGCCGTCGCTGCCCAGACCAAGCTTACCGCACCAGCTAGGCTCAGCTGGCCTCTGGAATGTAAAAAGTCATTCTGCTGCCCGAAGACTGTCAGTTTGGGAGACTCAcagagctggtgctgcagcccagggctaTTGTTAACAGGAGATAGTACTTGTAAGTGGAATCTTCTGAAGGTGGGATGTGTTTTCATGAGAAGTCTCGGCTGGAGCAGCGCTCGAGACGCTCCCGCAAACACTGATCCCAGCCACTGGCATGAAAATCACAACAGAATTCTGAGTCCATGCAGTGACCCAGACTGTGTAAGTGTGACACCTCCTGCTGAAAGCACCGTCTGTGCTCCCAGCCTTCTCCGTGCTCAAGGAAGCACCGTTCAGTCAGTTCCTTATCTGTTGGAGTCCCTTGGATTTGTGCTCTTAAACTAGTGCAGTATAAACAGGTGCTGCAGTCCTACAACCAGGCTTCTTGGCAGCGCAGCTTAGCTTCCTCTTCCTAAAAAAGGAGAGTCTAAGggtgcatttgcttttcttctcttatcACTGCTCCTCATCCCGTGGAAATCACACTCTGTGCAGGAACTGGAGTGTGACCATGGGAGAATCCACTTACTATGTGTTCTACAGGGTGAGCGTAAAGGGAGACCACGCCAATGGGGGCTGTCCACTCGTGGTGCTTCTTGTGAATGTGCTTATACAGGAGTGGGAGGTGAACAAGCCTAAgtagagaaaacagagaaatgtaGGCTTTCAGCTTAGTAAGAAAGGAACCTAGAGTAATGTAACACAGGATTTCTGCTGGGGACTTGCTCATGcctgttctttaaaacaaaggtCTTAGAGCAGCTGGGAATAAAGGTGTCGggctcctgccttccctctcGCTCTTTTTCTTTAGCATTGAGCCCTCGCTCAATGGATGTGTCCACTGGCTGATGTTAAACTTAAGTCCAGATAAATCCCATAAATCCAAGTCCCTGAATGACTGATTTGCTCAAACCTGGGAGTAGTTCTGAGGGGAAGactcattttatattttcactgttttgacTTTACTACTGGCAACTATTAGAGGCAGAATTTTAGGTCCTGTGGGCCCTTAAGGAATtgttttttatgttgttttttttttgtgtgcatttgtCCAAAAGAGAAGCCTACATATTTCTGAGAATGCCTGGCCTGTTCCTGCACAGCCTTGcaggctttttccttccttgctttaaatttttcctttaatgttgGTGTCAGTGCTTAGAAAGCCTGCAGTGTCAGGAGCCAGGCTCTGTTTCATAGGTGCCGTACAAGTGAACGGGAGATCAGTCACTGACCtcttgggcttttttctttcaggacaGTCAGTCTTGTTCTCCTCTTTTTGAAGAAAGTTGGGTTACAGCTTTTGTGTGAAGCTGgctggtttgtttctttcttagcCTCTAAGCTGCTCCACCTTTGTAATATTATCTGTCTTTGCTTACTGTAGTTACCAGCAGCATTGCAGCACCAAAGCCTCACGTTGTAAGGGTGGATTCCAGGACCTGTAAGTCTTCCCATATAAATACCAGATTGGTGGAGGAGGGGGGACTAGGACTATTGCTGTTGCAAGAGATGGGTATAACCTTAAAGGCATGGGGAAAAACCACCGAGTCCTGTTCCTATGCTCAGCTCACCTGTGTGTATAATAGAAAAGAATTTCCTCTATTACGGTGAAGACGCTTAGCTCCACAAGAAACCACTGGAAGGTGGGTAATTCCTTGCTGAAGGTGTTGCCCCACCATTTCATGACATAGAACATGGGCACGAGCATGGGCAAAGAGACACAGAACTGATTACACAGCGCTGTGTAGATGGCTTGGCGCAATTTCTTTGTGTCCACCTGCAAAAGAGAAGTCAGGACTTGAAGTCAAATAAGAAGCAATGTGGCTTTGAGTTGGGAGGATAAAGAGCTTTAAGATATGTAGGCTGCTCCTGTGTTAGTTTTGGGATCAACTTTTTAACAAGCAGTCAATCCAGATCTGATCAGTTGCCTAATTACAAGAACTGCCTTCCTCTCTGCAGTGTATATACAAGACTCAGCTTGATTGTCCTTGAATCCTATCTggttacaaaagaaaagcataacaGGTTCTTCTCCCTGCTCCTAGCTTAAGAGACTGCAGGAAGTGTTTAGCTGGCAGAAGAGGCAGAGTGAGAAATACTTACAGGATTGTTCTTGCCCAGCTGAATGCGATAGCGAGTAATGAAAGTTGGCTTTCCTGTTACATCAGCCACCATAAGGATTCCATTGAAGGACCAGAAAGCAAGGGCAGGTACTAATGCAGCCCCTGTGGCATAAGGAAAGGGCAGAGATGTGTGAATACATTGAGAGCTATGGCTTAAATCGGAAACAAAATACAGTGGCATAGTATCCAGAGGACCTTGCTGGGACCCAGATGTGCCAGGTGCACTTCCCCTGCCCTGAGATGCTTTAAAATGGACTATGGGTAGGTTCTGACATGTAGGTAAGACATGCAGGGAATGG of Nyctibius grandis isolate bNycGra1 chromosome 10, bNycGra1.pri, whole genome shotgun sequence contains these proteins:
- the FAXDC2 gene encoding fatty acid hydroxylase domain-containing protein 2 is translated as MKRISGYSTMAEQQKQMDIMPFPRDLHRLQRKASANHMKFNEAKCKVQHEEKLWDAIRITARVLGTGLLVFTALVNLVSRYVQNIWDTSGHFWQTTWLKFYDLFEGKEWTIFLFGAALVPALAFWSFNGILMVADVTGKPTFITRYRIQLGKNNPVDTKKLRQAIYTALCNQFCVSLPMLVPMFYVMKWWGNTFSKELPTFQWFLVELSVFTVIEEILFYYTHRLVHLPLLYKHIHKKHHEWTAPIGVVSLYAHPVEHILSNTLPVMAGPMIMGSHIVSIAAWFSIALIITSISHCGYHLPFLPSPEFHDFHHFKFNQCYGVLGVLDYLHGTDKVFRQTKAYERHRVLLSFTPLSESIPEAPRRAE